A stretch of DNA from Paenibacillus albus:
CTCATGTTGCTTTTACTCATATTCATGCTGCCTTGCATTTCATCGAGCGTCATCGGCCGATCCTCGAAGAACAATATCCCATATAATTGACCGAATGAATAATTAACGCCATACAAGTCCATCGTCTGGGCAATGGCATCAATCACTTGCGCACGAAGTTCCTCGCGCTTTGAGCTAGGCTCTTTCATCTTCCCCGATGTCGTTTTCTTCATTGTCCATATCCTCATTTCTCACGATCCATTCCATTAGTGGAATTATACCAAACAGGCAGGCGAGAAGGGAATCAACTTATGCTTATTGTTCAATAATTATTGAATATTAATATGATAATGTCATTTTAAATGGATTAAACTCTAATATTAAAAATATATTGAACGTTAGACGTTCCTTCGCGTATAGTTAGTGGAAAGAGGAGGGAATGGCATGGTGCATTTAAACGCAGCAGGAGTGACCTATCCCATTAAGGCGATTTTGTTCGATAAGGATGGAACGCTCATCGATTTCATCTATACATGGGGCAAATGGAGCGAGCATATGCTTGCCGAGTTCGAGAATCAGTTGAAGGCGCGGGAGCTGCCGCCGATAAGCGCCGATATCGCATCGCTCTGGGGCACGAGCCACGAGGGTGATGCGATTGTCGATTACGATCGGAACGGCCCGCTCGCGATGGGCACGATTGAGGATTTGACGGCCATTTTGGCATGGCAGGGTTATCTGGCGGGCATGTCTTGGGCGGAGGCGAAGCTCGCCGTGCAGCAGTGCAGACAACATGCGGATCAGCAGCTTGAAGCTTCGCGTGCATCCAAAGCACTGCCTGGCGTCATTGAGTTCCTGACCAAGTGCCGCGAGCTAGGGCTGAAGCTGGCGGTCGTGACCGCAGATGAGACGGCACCGGCAGTGAAGCATCTGAAGTGGCTCGGACTGGACTCGTATTTCGACGCTATCATCGGGACGGATCGGGTGGAGCGGGGCAAGCCATTCCCGGATATGGCAGAGCTCGCTTGCCGCGAGCTGGATATCCAGCCTTCGGAGGCAGCGGTCATCGGCGACACGAATGGCGATATGCGCATGGCTGGTTTTGCGGGGGCGGCGGTTGCAATTGGCATTGCTCCAGAGGGCGGTGCTGCTGCAGCATCGAAGCTTCCTGATGCGAATGCGATTATCGTTTCCTATGAAGAGCTTGGGCTTGCTCATGGCACAGATGAAAGGTGAGACAGCGATGGGCTGGATACTGCTGGGGATTGCAATTGTACTTGAATTGTCCGGTACAGTCTCGATGAAGCTCTCCGCGAGCTTTACGAAATTAGTGCCGTCGATACTTATGTTCGTCTGTTATGCCGCGAGCTTCACACTCATTAACTATGCGCTAGGCTATTTGCAAGTAAGTGTCGTATACGCCGTATGGTCGGGTGTAGGCATCGTGTTGATTACGCTGGCGGGCTATTTTATTTTTAATGAACGTCTTCCGCTTTCTTCGGTTCTGTGGATCGGCGTCATACTGGTCGGAGTTATCGGACTCAAAGTTACAAGCAACGGAGGGGGCTAAGCAGGTGGAAAGAAGAGATGAGAAGTTGCTGTTATCATTCCAAGTTATAACGGATACGCATATTGTGGCAGACATGGAGCACGAGCATAATCGGAATTTGGATCGTGCGCTGAAGGATATTGCGATGAATGCGCCGCAGAGCAGCGGCATTATGCATGCAGGCGATGTGACGGATAACGGCGAGCAGGTGGAGTATGAGGCGTTTCGACAGATATGGGACAGCAACAAGGCGGGGCTGCCGCCGCTGTTCGTGACGAGCGGCAACCACGACATCTGTGACGATTGGGAGCGGTGCATACCTCTCTTCATGTCGCAGACGGGGATGACGGGGATGTATCACGACCATTGGATAGACGGGTATCATTTTATATTTCTAGGGACTGAAGAGGGCATTGGCCTGTACTGTACGCTCTCGAATGAGCAGCTTTCTTGGCTGGACGCGAAGCTTGGCGAGGATGCCGCGCCTGATAAGCCGGTATTCGTCTTCCTGCATCAACCGCTCAAGGATACGGTGGCGGGATCTCTGGAAGCACAGAATTGGTACGGCGTTACACAGGACGAGGAGCTGAAAGCGGTGCTGGCGAAGCATCCGCAAGCGATCATGTTCACCGGACATACACATTGGGAGCTCGATGCACCGCATACGTATTTCGATGGCGGCGGCACGCTTCCGGCGATGTTCAACGCAGCTTCGGTGGCCTACTTGTGGACGGATGAAGATGAGCATAAGGACGGCAGCCAGGGCTTCTACGTTGAGGTATACGCAGACCGTGTGCTCGTGCGGGGAAGAGATTTCGAACGCGGCGAATGGGTGGAAGGTGCGCAGTTTGAAGTAAGGTGATATACCGATTCTCCCTAATGTGGTATATTCAGGAAGTTATAGATCCTGGGGAGGGTGAAAATTCGGTGTATAAGAAGCTGCTGCAAAGTGTTTTTTGTTTGATGCTGGTGTTAGCTGTGTCGGCACCATCGCTATCTGCTGCTGGCAAGACCGTGAAGGTCAAAGTGACGTTTATCAGCGCGGACATGGTTTCGAACAACCATGTAGGCAATGAGTGGTGGTCGGGAGGTTTCGTGAACGGCAAGGAGCTCGGCGAAGGAAGCTCCATCGTTCTGAACGTAAGTGCTTCAGGCTCCGTGAATCTGAAAGCTGAGGCACAGGAGCAGGATAAATACCCGGATAACGGCGCTGCTACTGCATCGGTGAAGGTATCCTCGATGGGTAAAAGCATCACCAAAGCGCTCAACGTTACCGTCGTCGAGAACCGTGGCAGATACTCCGGGAATACAGCGAAATGGAAGTTTATTTTTAAAGTGGAAAAGGTATAGATGGTGTTTTACATAAGGGTGCGAAAGGCCGCGTGGTTGCGGCCTTTTTTATTTTGAGCGAGTCTGCATACATGTCTAGAGGCTGTCCGTTTCCGTCTCAGTAGCTTGCAACCTTACCTTAGCCTTGACCGTCTTAGCTGGTAAGAGGTGACGATGATGCGTGAGAGAGGACTAATGGCATTCATTATCTTGATTTTGCTCGGCTGTGCATTTTACGGTGGCTATCTTGTGGGCAATGACAGCAGCGGGGGGCAGTCTGAGAAACAGGCTCCAACGGTGCAATCGCAGTGGATCAAAGAAGGCAAACCGCCCATACCGGCTGTTTCAGTAGACGGGGTTCCGATGAAGGTGAAGCTTAGCAGCTATTCCTGGTGCGAGCCAACGGGGTCGGATACCGCCAGCTGCCAAAGCGTAGATGCCTCGATTGCACAGATGGAGCCGGTCGTAGCGAAAGGCGGATCGTTGATCAATATCGAAGCACCGGAGCGAATCAAGGAGCTGACATTGATCAACATGAGCAAAGGGTTCACAGGCGATTCGTACTACGTTCCAAAGGCAAAAGGCATCTACCAGTACAGCATCCACTGCGAACGGTTTTTGGACCAAGGGCAGGCGGAGTATTATTTTGCGGTTGAGGTGGAGTAGGGAGGTCCAGGAGACCAGCTACATGAACGGAAAATCGGTCAAACGAGTCGAAGAGGTCCAGCAGACCGGCTACATGAACGGAAAATCGGTCAAACGAGCCAAAGAGGCCCAGGAGACCAGCTACATGAGCGGGAAATCGGTCAAATGAGCCAAAGAGGTCCAGGAGACCAGCTACATGAGCGGGAAATCGGTCAAGTGAGTCGAAGAGGTCCAGGAGACCAGCTACATGAGCGGAAAATCGATCAAACGAGCGAAAGAGGTCCAGGAGACCAGCTACATTAGTGGAAAATCGGTCAAACGAGTCGAAGAGGTCCAGTAGACCGGCTACATGAGCGGGAAATTAGTCAATCGTGCGAAAGAGGTCCATCAGACCAGCTACATGAGCGAATAGAGAGGCGGTCGAGGCGGCCACGCCTGGGTCGCCTTTGCTCTTCGCTCCGCTAACGAATCGTAGACGCCTTATTGGCCCCCAAATGACGCTTATTGAATTGTAACGAACTCCAGCGTCGCTATTTGCCATTTTTGCAGTGGAAAGAGGCTGATTTCGTCGCAATAACGTCTCTGGGATTCGTTACATCCCCAACACGAGCATAATCAGCCCAATAGAGTGTCTGAGGTTCGTTAGCGCCAAACGGCGCGTCCGCGAACGGCCTGCAACAATGGACTACCACAACAAAAAAGTGCCCGAGTGGAAGTCCCAATGACCTCTTCCTCGGACACTCTTGAAGACGGCCGCCAAAGCGCCCCCCTATAAGCAATCAACTATCCATAAAATCACGCCGCAGCGTGAACAAGTCCTTCAGCGCATCGGTCGACAGCTCGGTAATCCAGCCTTCGGAGCTTGTGATGACGTTGTCGCTCAGCTGCTGCTTGCTCACCAGCATCTCATCAATCCGCTCCTCCAGCGTGCCGAGCGAGATGAACTTATGCACCTGCACATCGCGGGTCTGGCCCATCCGGTACGCGCGGTCTGTCGCCTGATTCTCAACAGCCGGATTCCACCAACGGTCAAAATGGAACACATGGTTCGCCGCCGTCAGATTGAGCCCGACACCGCCCGCCTTGATGGACAGAATGAAGACGTTCGGCTGTTCTTCCGCAGGCAGCGTCTGCGATTGAAACTGCTCGATCATCCGGTCGCGACCTGTCTTCGATGTGCCGCCGTGCAAGTAGAGCACCTTCTCCTGAAGCTCATGCGCGAGCACCCACTGCAGCATCTGGCCCATGCCAATGTACTGTGTGAAAATCAAACACCGCTCGCCTTCCTCCCGCAGCTCCCTCACCATCGCGAGCAGCCTCTCCAGCTTCGCGGAGCGGGTGATGAGCGATTCACTCTCTTCGAATTCGCCGCTCTCGCTAACCTCGGGAATCGGCTCCTTCGTCAGCAGCATCGGATGATCGCACAGCTGCTTCAGCTGCGTCAGCGCCGAGAGAATCGCCCCTTTGCGCTCAATGCCCTCCAGCTTCGCCACTTGCTCCATGAGCTGAGTGACGGTCTGATCGTAGAGCGCTCCTTGCTCGGCGGTGAGATGGATGTAGGTTTTCATCTCATTCTTATCCGGCAGGTCGAGCTGAATCGAGGGGTCTTTCTTCTTGCGGCGCAGCATGAATGGCTTCACGAGCTTTTGCAGCTCCTGCGTTCGCTCTTCGTCGTGTTCCCGTTCTATCGCTTGCACGAAGTTTTCATTGAAGCTGCGCGAGCTGCCCAGATACCCCGGATTGATAAAATCATAGATGGACCACAGCTCGGACAGCCTGTTCTCGATCGGCGTACCTGTCAGCGCAATGCGGTGTTTGGCACGGAAGCTGCGCACCGCTACAGACTGCTTCGTTCCCGCATTCTTAATATTCTGCGCTTCATCCAGGCAGATCGCCGACCAGTGGAAGGTGCTGATCGTCTCTTGATCGAGCGCGGCTGTCGCGAAGGAGGTAAGCACGATGTCGGCCTCAAGCGAAGCTTCGCAGAACGGATCGCCAGTGAGCCTCTTGTTGCCGTAATGCAGCATGATGCGCAGCGATGGCGCAAACTTGCGCAGCTCCTTCTGCCAGTTGCCAAGGACGGAAGTCGGACAGATGAGCAGGGCAGGACCGCGCATGCCTCCGTGATCCGCTTGCTCCTTCACGTGGAGCAAATAAGAAATGAACTGAACGGTTTTGCCAAGGCCCATATCATCGGCGAGGCAAGCACCAAGCCCGAAGCCGCGCAAAAAAGCAAGCCATGCAAAGCCGTCCCGCTGATAGCTGCGCAGCTCAGCTTGCAGACTGGCAGGCACTTCTACCGCAGGCCACTCGGACTGCTGCGTCAGCTGTGTCATGAGCGTCGTCAACTGCTCGTTCAGCTCGACTTCAACCTGAAGCTCCTCCTCGGATTGCTCATTCTCATCCGAAGCCTTTTCTTCGCCACTGCCTTTCCGCGGCCATTGGCCATTGTTGCCGCTGAGCAAATGCAGCTGCAGCACTTCTTGGAACGACAAGCCATTCTTCTTGCCGACTCGCGCCATCGCGCTGCGAATCTGTGCAATGAGAGCCGGGTCAAGCGGCACCCATTCACCGCGGAACCGGACGAGCCGCTCGCCGCGGGCGACGAGCTCGGCGAATTCCGCCTCGGTCAGGTCGCTATCGCCAATAGCAATGCGCCAGTCAAAATCAATGAGCGAATCGAGCCCGAACAGCGAGCCGCCGCCGCCCTTGCCGCCTTTGCGCTCTTCCTCGCCCGAGCGGACCTTCGCCCGCAGGCGCGGTTTGCGCTTGCTCGCTGCTTCCCACCAGCCGGGCAGCAGCACTTGCCAGCCAGCCGCGAGCAGCCGCTGGCTGTCCTCGGTCAAGAACTGCCACGCCTCGGCATCGCTGAGCGGGCTGTTCAATAAATCGCTGCCGCCGCCGGCGAGTCGCGCAGCAGGCAAATTCGCCTGCAGCTGCGACAGCCACGCGGCGGATCGCTCATGCACGTGCGCCGACCATGGCGCCGGCCACGAACCAAGCGCTTCGCCGGCGACCGTCAGCCGCGCCGGCGCAAGCATGGAATGCTCGTGCCGATCTTGCAGCACGAGCTGCAGGCGCCATGCTTCGCTGTCGCCACTCTCGCCCCCTTCGGGGTTCGGCTCCAGCAGCTGCAGCAGCGGCCGGAACGGAGCGGTGTCCGCCTTCCAGCCGATGGCGACAAGCCATGAGCGCGCGTCCATGCCCGCCGCTGCAAGGCCGCCGTGCTCCCGCGCGAACAGCAGCGGATAATCGCGGCGTAGATCCGCCGCCGCTTCCTCGCTGCCAAAATGGCGCTCGAACACAGCCGCGGAGAACGCCGCGCGAAGCCCAGCTGCGAAGCCGCCATCGTCATTGCTCCCGCCGTTGTCTCGCCCGTTGCCTGTCTCATCGCCACTCCAGCTTCCACTATCGTCTCGCCCGCTGCTCGCCCGATCGCTCCAGCTCCCGCCATCCTCATGTCCGCTGCCAGCCCGCTCTGCGCTCTTGCCGCGCACATTCAGCACCTTCCGCAGCTTCGTCACGGCCGTGGCTTCAAGCGCTCCTTCGTCCCAGCTCCACGCCAGCTTTCCTTTGCGGAAAGCAGCAAAGCTCGGGACGATGGAACGCGCGTCGATGCTCGCGGCAACAAGCGGAGCCAGCTCCGCAAGCTTCGCCGCGTCGCCTTCCCACACCCATTCGATATGTGTGAGCAAATGCCTCTCGGCGAAGAAGGGGATGACCTGCTCGGATGGGAGGACGACGAGCTCGAGCTCCTGTACCTTCTCGATCTCCAGCTCAGTGCCGTAGAAGGAAGGCTCATGCCATGCGAACAGCCGCTGTTTCACGGTCATCCCAGATACATGCCCGCCTGAAGGGGTGGTCCCATAGATGAGCGCATCGCCATGCTCAGTCAAGCTCACTTGTATATTCAACGTGTCCATAGAAGAACTCATGACATATGCACTCCTCTCAGAAGAGGGATCGAAGTCATGCTTCTATGTCTCAAGTTGTTGTCTATATAGGTATTCACTCAAATAGCCCTCCTTTGCGCAGCTCCTCCTGCAATGCCCGAAGGCGGTTATGGCGAGCGGCAAAAGTTGAAATGAACTGCTCCCAGCGAGGCTCCTGCTTCAGCTTGCGGTATAGCTTGAGCAGCCGTTTCAGCAGCTTCACTGCTGCCTTGTAGCTGTCGCGGTTCTTCAGGAGCACGTAGCGTTCCACGGCCTGATGGTAGAAGGGGAGGAGCAGCTCCGGTGCATCCTTCTCAATTGGCTTCAGCATCGTAGCGCGGAAGTCCAGGGGTTCACTGCCTCTGCTCATATGGTAGTCGATCCATTCACGCCACTTGCCGTGCGCGACCAGCGCATCTTCATAGAGCGTGCTCGAATAGGGCAGCATCGCCGCTAATGTCGTCCACATGCGAGGCTCTGCATCCGGCACGTGCGTCAGCACGGTTCCCCAATAATCGCCGTAGGTTGCGAGTTCATCGGTGCGGAAGCTGCCGAGCAGCGGACCGAGCTCCACGAGCCAGCTTGCCAGCCGCTCCCATGCTTGCTCTTGCACGAGCGCCTCGAAAAGCAGCGAAGCCTGCCCTGGCAGCAGGGTGCCCGCAGTTCGAAGAAGCTCCCACGCTTCCTCATCCTGCCCCAAATACAAGTACATCAAGCTTTCGGCGAACGTCCACGGAAGCTTGGACAGCGTGCTGCCCATCTCCGTCTTAGCTGCTTCCAGCTGCTGCAATTCTTCCGCAATCAGTTCGCGCCTCGGTCCTGACAGATTCGGCTTCAACCAGTACCGCCAGCAGGCGTGATAGAGCTTGGAGAAGCAGTTCAAGCTCTTATGCTCCTTCAACATCTGCTCTCGTAAGTAGTGCAGCGTTTCGGTCACGCGAGGCCACAGCTCCGATTCCTCCGTGATAGACAGCCCCCCGGCGAAGCCTTGCATTGCCTCTTCCAGCAGCTCATCCATCGCAAGCTGAGTGTGGTAGCCCATGAATAGTCCCGAGTGCCGCCAATCCTCCTGCGCGGGTTTGACCAGCTTCTCCAGCGCAAACAAATGCGCATTCAGCTCATATAGCTGATCCATAAGCAGGGATAAGGATGGCTTGAGACCATGGAGCACGGCCAAAATCTCTCTTGCCTCATGCATCGACCTCGCATGCTGATTGATTGGCCCAAGCGCGCGAGCAAACAGCTGATGCCACTCGGATACCGCCATCTTTTCCAATTCTTCTGCAGTGACCGATGGTCTTGCCGCCTTCATTGCGCCGACAGCGTTCTTCCCTCCGGAGCTTGCCTTGGCAGCCGCACTAGCTGCGCGAACAGCCGTAGCCGCATTCACGATAGCAGGAACGGACCGTTCCTGTATCGCGGCATATTGAAGCAAAGCCGCAATCATATGCTTGCAGCTTTTGCCCGCCGGACAAGTGCAGGAGCGTTGCTCCAGACTCGGCATCGTAAGCGATACCGAATAAAGCTCGCCGCCTTCCACCACAGCCTTCAGTCGATCCGCCTGCGGCATCGTTAAGCCAACAACGCGGTCTTGCTTATAATATTGAAATCCTCGTTTTATCGTCAGGTCGTCAAAATGCTTCGCAACCTGCTCCAGCAGCATCTGCCACTGTGCATCGTCAATGGTATACTCAAGATTCGTCATCATCGTTCGTCGTATCTCCTAAGAGCGATAATTATAGCTTGCTCTTTATTATATCAGCTTTGTGGCGGACATATGGAACTAATGTTCGCTCTGAATCTGAATCCGAACGTTTATCACGGTATTGTCCCTATAGTTCGGGAATATTCGTCAAAATCATGAAAAAACCATTGACACTGCACACATTAACCATTAATCTAGTAAAGGTTTCGCCTTACTAATTAAATCTAATAAACATGTTCGTATATCCTCAATAATATGGCTTGAGGGTTTCTACAAGGAGCCGAAGAATCCTAACTACGAGCACAGGACACGTCTATGCGTGTACCCCTGTGCCCGAGGTTAGGTTTTTTTATTTGGGGG
This window harbors:
- a CDS encoding DMT family transporter; the protein is MKGETAMGWILLGIAIVLELSGTVSMKLSASFTKLVPSILMFVCYAASFTLINYALGYLQVSVVYAVWSGVGIVLITLAGYFIFNERLPLSSVLWIGVILVGVIGLKVTSNGGG
- a CDS encoding SWIM zinc finger family protein codes for the protein MMTNLEYTIDDAQWQMLLEQVAKHFDDLTIKRGFQYYKQDRVVGLTMPQADRLKAVVEGGELYSVSLTMPSLEQRSCTCPAGKSCKHMIAALLQYAAIQERSVPAIVNAATAVRAASAAAKASSGGKNAVGAMKAARPSVTAEELEKMAVSEWHQLFARALGPINQHARSMHEAREILAVLHGLKPSLSLLMDQLYELNAHLFALEKLVKPAQEDWRHSGLFMGYHTQLAMDELLEEAMQGFAGGLSITEESELWPRVTETLHYLREQMLKEHKSLNCFSKLYHACWRYWLKPNLSGPRRELIAEELQQLEAAKTEMGSTLSKLPWTFAESLMYLYLGQDEEAWELLRTAGTLLPGQASLLFEALVQEQAWERLASWLVELGPLLGSFRTDELATYGDYWGTVLTHVPDAEPRMWTTLAAMLPYSSTLYEDALVAHGKWREWIDYHMSRGSEPLDFRATMLKPIEKDAPELLLPFYHQAVERYVLLKNRDSYKAAVKLLKRLLKLYRKLKQEPRWEQFISTFAARHNRLRALQEELRKGGLFE
- a CDS encoding metallophosphoesterase family protein encodes the protein MERRDEKLLLSFQVITDTHIVADMEHEHNRNLDRALKDIAMNAPQSSGIMHAGDVTDNGEQVEYEAFRQIWDSNKAGLPPLFVTSGNHDICDDWERCIPLFMSQTGMTGMYHDHWIDGYHFIFLGTEEGIGLYCTLSNEQLSWLDAKLGEDAAPDKPVFVFLHQPLKDTVAGSLEAQNWYGVTQDEELKAVLAKHPQAIMFTGHTHWELDAPHTYFDGGGTLPAMFNAASVAYLWTDEDEHKDGSQGFYVEVYADRVLVRGRDFERGEWVEGAQFEVR
- a CDS encoding DEAD/DEAH box helicase translates to MSSSMDTLNIQVSLTEHGDALIYGTTPSGGHVSGMTVKQRLFAWHEPSFYGTELEIEKVQELELVVLPSEQVIPFFAERHLLTHIEWVWEGDAAKLAELAPLVAASIDARSIVPSFAAFRKGKLAWSWDEGALEATAVTKLRKVLNVRGKSAERAGSGHEDGGSWSDRASSGRDDSGSWSGDETGNGRDNGGSNDDGGFAAGLRAAFSAAVFERHFGSEEAAADLRRDYPLLFAREHGGLAAAGMDARSWLVAIGWKADTAPFRPLLQLLEPNPEGGESGDSEAWRLQLVLQDRHEHSMLAPARLTVAGEALGSWPAPWSAHVHERSAAWLSQLQANLPAARLAGGGSDLLNSPLSDAEAWQFLTEDSQRLLAAGWQVLLPGWWEAASKRKPRLRAKVRSGEEERKGGKGGGGSLFGLDSLIDFDWRIAIGDSDLTEAEFAELVARGERLVRFRGEWVPLDPALIAQIRSAMARVGKKNGLSFQEVLQLHLLSGNNGQWPRKGSGEEKASDENEQSEEELQVEVELNEQLTTLMTQLTQQSEWPAVEVPASLQAELRSYQRDGFAWLAFLRGFGLGACLADDMGLGKTVQFISYLLHVKEQADHGGMRGPALLICPTSVLGNWQKELRKFAPSLRIMLHYGNKRLTGDPFCEASLEADIVLTSFATAALDQETISTFHWSAICLDEAQNIKNAGTKQSVAVRSFRAKHRIALTGTPIENRLSELWSIYDFINPGYLGSSRSFNENFVQAIEREHDEERTQELQKLVKPFMLRRKKKDPSIQLDLPDKNEMKTYIHLTAEQGALYDQTVTQLMEQVAKLEGIERKGAILSALTQLKQLCDHPMLLTKEPIPEVSESGEFEESESLITRSAKLERLLAMVRELREEGERCLIFTQYIGMGQMLQWVLAHELQEKVLYLHGGTSKTGRDRMIEQFQSQTLPAEEQPNVFILSIKAGGVGLNLTAANHVFHFDRWWNPAVENQATDRAYRMGQTRDVQVHKFISLGTLEERIDEMLVSKQQLSDNVITSSEGWITELSTDALKDLFTLRRDFMDS
- a CDS encoding HAD family hydrolase — protein: MVHLNAAGVTYPIKAILFDKDGTLIDFIYTWGKWSEHMLAEFENQLKARELPPISADIASLWGTSHEGDAIVDYDRNGPLAMGTIEDLTAILAWQGYLAGMSWAEAKLAVQQCRQHADQQLEASRASKALPGVIEFLTKCRELGLKLAVVTADETAPAVKHLKWLGLDSYFDAIIGTDRVERGKPFPDMAELACRELDIQPSEAAVIGDTNGDMRMAGFAGAAVAIGIAPEGGAAAASKLPDANAIIVSYEELGLAHGTDER